A single genomic interval of Stieleria maiorica harbors:
- a CDS encoding AI-2E family transporter has translation MNDQRLVRNTLTVCALVITVAAVASLLFVARNLLPLVFGAILIAVVLNRIAGKLGGRLLDRLSRRTRVALVIGALLLLTIGSAYAFANSASEQIVRLTDRVDASVAKVVQAAKEQPLVKRYLSKGSELSSLLPSSTESLGLAKNFFATAFGGLADCLILLILAAYFGFNPDKYRAAAIRSVPIRWRDRLSTLLDDSGETLWRWMLGRLLAMLIVGCLFGAGLAVIGIPMPVELGVFAALVTFIPNLGGIAAVIPALLLASQQGSTAVISVLALYLTIQFVESYLITPMVQEHQVSLPPAAVILAQIVAGLVFGFWGVVFATPLVAIAMLWTKRLYVEGWLEA, from the coding sequence ATGAACGATCAACGCCTGGTCCGTAACACGTTGACCGTCTGCGCATTGGTGATCACCGTGGCGGCCGTCGCGTCGTTATTGTTTGTGGCACGCAATTTATTGCCGTTAGTGTTTGGTGCCATTTTGATTGCGGTGGTGCTCAATCGAATCGCAGGCAAGCTGGGCGGTCGGTTACTGGATCGACTGTCGCGACGCACGCGGGTCGCGTTGGTGATCGGTGCGCTGTTATTGCTGACGATCGGTTCGGCCTATGCGTTTGCCAATTCGGCCAGCGAGCAGATCGTGCGATTGACCGATCGAGTCGACGCATCGGTGGCCAAGGTCGTCCAGGCGGCCAAGGAGCAGCCGCTGGTGAAGCGTTATCTAAGCAAGGGGTCCGAACTCTCGTCTCTGTTGCCATCGTCGACCGAATCGCTCGGGTTGGCCAAGAACTTCTTCGCGACCGCATTCGGAGGGTTGGCCGACTGTTTGATTCTGTTGATCCTGGCGGCCTATTTCGGGTTTAACCCGGATAAGTATCGTGCCGCGGCGATTCGGAGCGTGCCGATCCGTTGGCGTGACCGGTTGTCAACGCTGTTGGATGATTCCGGCGAAACGCTTTGGCGCTGGATGCTCGGCCGCTTGTTGGCGATGCTGATCGTCGGCTGTCTGTTCGGTGCCGGGCTGGCCGTGATCGGGATCCCGATGCCGGTGGAATTGGGTGTTTTCGCCGCCCTGGTGACCTTCATCCCCAATCTCGGCGGGATCGCGGCGGTGATTCCTGCCTTGCTGCTGGCATCCCAACAAGGGTCGACGGCGGTGATCAGTGTTCTGGCGCTTTATCTGACGATCCAGTTTGTCGAGAGTTACCTGATCACGCCGATGGTTCAAGAGCACCAAGTCTCGCTGCCTCCGGCGGCGGTGATCCTGGCGCAGATCGTCGCCGGGTTGGTGTTCGGGTTTTGGGGCGTGGTGTTCGCCACGCCGCTGGTCGCGATCGCGATGTTGTGGACGAAGCGGCTGTATGTGGAAGGTTGGCTGGAAGCGTGA
- a CDS encoding response regulator translates to MIKPIPFHGPIRSLTSLGMRTALIVDDVPAMRAIVDRAVRQLDVATIQARNGKEAFKQLQHQRVDVVITDVEMPLWSGFDLLQAIRHSQDRRIRVLPVIVVSSLDERTTAARTKQFAGTHFLSKPISISRLRVTLKRIATRCWTHQRSVR, encoded by the coding sequence ATGATTAAGCCGATCCCGTTTCACGGACCCATTCGGTCGCTGACGTCGTTGGGAATGCGAACCGCGCTGATCGTGGATGATGTCCCGGCGATGCGAGCCATCGTCGATCGTGCGGTTCGGCAACTCGACGTCGCGACAATTCAAGCCCGAAATGGCAAAGAAGCCTTCAAGCAGCTTCAGCACCAACGCGTTGATGTGGTGATCACCGACGTCGAAATGCCCCTCTGGAGCGGGTTTGATCTCTTGCAGGCGATCCGTCATTCGCAAGACCGCCGGATACGCGTGTTGCCGGTCATCGTCGTCAGCAGTCTGGATGAACGCACCACCGCGGCAAGGACAAAGCAATTCGCCGGGACGCATTTTTTGTCCAAGCCGATTTCGATTTCACGACTGCGAGTCACGTTGAAACGGATCGCCACTCGCTGCTGGACCCATCAACGCAGTGTTCGCTAA
- a CDS encoding mechanosensitive ion channel family protein — protein MSRLPFSLLFFALVLASPGLPSLGLPSFAVAQDPFAAAQEVDVPEEGGDANEPAETVSVQDVTDDAAIRERLVRIYESAEKAGWLSEAEVVLDSGIVTLKGQSDTEEHREWAANVARKTEDVVAVINELTVDHQVDLESTSDVVADSLNTLWTDFLARSPLLLAALVILVLTSLAAKGVGWGVHRLLDQRGMRASLKDLIYQITAILIWIVGFLVATVVAFPGMTPSKALTVLGLGSVAIGFAFKDIFENFFAGILILWRYPFDRGDYITCGDLTGEVKEITIRNTMIRKLDGELAVIPNATLFKNNVDVLTSQPQRRVRIICGVAYDEDVDQSRDVIAQAVQSCQSVQGKRTVEVFAQEFASSSINFEVAWWTGSKPVEIRRSRDEVVAAIKRALDDAGIEIPFPYRTLTFKSPAIAEAVANSVQQADELS, from the coding sequence ATGTCACGACTTCCATTCTCACTGCTATTTTTCGCACTCGTTCTGGCGTCGCCCGGACTTCCGTCGCTCGGACTTCCTTCGTTCGCCGTCGCCCAGGATCCGTTTGCTGCCGCTCAAGAGGTTGACGTCCCAGAGGAAGGTGGCGATGCCAATGAGCCCGCTGAGACCGTTTCGGTGCAGGACGTGACGGACGATGCGGCGATCCGAGAACGTCTGGTTAGGATCTATGAGTCGGCTGAAAAGGCGGGTTGGTTGTCCGAGGCGGAGGTGGTGCTCGACAGCGGTATCGTGACGCTAAAAGGACAGTCTGACACCGAGGAGCACCGCGAGTGGGCGGCCAACGTCGCCCGCAAAACGGAAGATGTGGTGGCGGTGATCAATGAATTGACCGTCGATCACCAAGTCGATTTGGAATCAACCAGCGATGTGGTCGCAGACTCGCTCAATACACTGTGGACTGATTTCCTGGCTCGATCGCCGCTGCTGTTGGCGGCGTTGGTCATCCTGGTGCTCACCAGTCTGGCTGCCAAGGGAGTCGGCTGGGGCGTTCATCGCCTGTTGGATCAGCGTGGGATGCGAGCCAGTTTAAAAGACCTGATTTACCAGATCACTGCGATCCTGATATGGATCGTCGGCTTTTTGGTTGCCACCGTGGTCGCGTTTCCCGGGATGACACCGTCCAAAGCCTTGACGGTTCTGGGGCTCGGTTCGGTCGCCATCGGATTCGCGTTTAAAGACATCTTTGAAAACTTCTTTGCCGGAATTCTGATTCTGTGGCGGTACCCGTTTGACCGTGGCGACTACATCACTTGCGGCGACCTGACCGGCGAAGTGAAAGAGATCACGATCCGCAACACGATGATTCGGAAACTCGACGGAGAACTGGCCGTCATTCCCAACGCCACACTCTTTAAAAACAATGTCGACGTGCTGACCAGCCAGCCGCAACGCCGCGTCCGGATCATCTGTGGTGTGGCGTACGACGAAGATGTCGACCAATCGCGGGACGTGATCGCTCAGGCGGTTCAGTCGTGCCAGAGTGTGCAGGGCAAACGGACCGTTGAAGTGTTTGCCCAAGAGTTTGCCAGTTCCAGCATCAATTTCGAAGTCGCCTGGTGGACGGGATCCAAACCGGTCGAGATCCGCCGCAGTCGAGACGAGGTGGTTGCGGCGATCAAGCGAGCATTGGACGACGCGGGCATCGAGATTCCGTTCCCCTACCGCACCCTGACGTTCAAAAGCCCCGCGATCGCGGAGGCTGTCGCCAACTCGGTGCAACAGGCGGATGAGCTTTCATGA